TACAAGGCGGTTTCGCAACGCCGAGATTGATATGCATTTCTCCCTCTCGACCGAGCTGACCCCTATCCGGACTTTCCTCGAACTGCTGGTTCGTGAGAGCCCGCAAAAGTTCGCCGTCAGCCTCTACATCGGGGATTATTAACAAGCCGCTCCCCACCCACTCTGACCCCAACAAAAGCGGAATGATGAGCCCTGCCTTGCGACTTGCGTGGAGGCTCAGGGCCCGCACTTCCTGAGCGGACGCGGTCGCCCTTGGCGACGGCGAGCACTGTTCGAAGTTCCGTTCGAGCAAAGCTCGGAATGGAACAAGTTGCGCAGCCGAGCGGATGGGAAGGTTAGTGCGGTCGTACGACCCATTGCACGCGGCTGGCAATGAGTGCCCCGGCGCCGGAGCAACCAGGGCTCACCACTCCGCTTCCAATCGATCCACCACGATCTGGTGCACGACCGCATGTCGCCCCAGCATGGCAAGGTAGATCGTCGTCTCGCCGAGGGTTAACGCTGACCTGGCTCGACGATCCGTTTCCATCGGTCGAGGAAGGGTTCGTGCAACGCCGTTGAAAAATTTTCCAGCCGGCGTTCGATTTCCGCCCGATCGACCTTGGGATTCTTCCGGAGCAGGCGAGCGACATCTTCCAGATCGCGGGGACGTCCGGCCACGACCTTGTGAATCACGAGATCTTCAAGCGCAGCAAAGCGAACCTGGGCGTCGCCTATCGCCACGCTCTTGGCACGCTTCAGAGCCACGGCCTCGTAAGGTGAATTTGAGAAGATGAAGTCCACGCGGATTCCTGAGTCAGGATCTTCGCAGGGCAAGACCATCGTCTGGCGCGTGAAGGTCTCGGCCTCGACGAGCACCTTCAATCGAAGGTCGGCCGCAACCGCTTGTAGATCTGCCAGATGGGAGACATCCAGTCCCAGCGTGACGTCGATATCTTTGGTGAGGCGCGGTTCCCCATACAATAACACCGCCTGCCCACCGATGACCATGTAGGGAATACGGGCTCGATCGAGCGCCAGGGCGAGCCGTTCAAGTAGGCGAGTGAACATTGAGCGCCTTGGCGAGGCGGAGATCGACCTCGATCCCGTCGAGGGGATCGGAGAGCGGGAAGATACCAAGGGCCCTGGCTTCTTCATAGAGGCCCTCGACGATGCGCAAATTCTCACGATGGCCCCCGGTCCCCCCGGTTTGTTGGCTTCGTTCGAATTCCTCAAGAAGTGGATCCGGCCTAACCATAGCTCCTCTGTTAAGCTCAGGGTAGGTGCAGATTCTAACACAATCGGCCGGCGATTCCCTCTTCCCCCGGATATGACGCGATAGGCGGTGTAGCTTACCAGTCAGCTCCTAATCGATCCACGATCACTTGATGCACGACCGCATACCGTCCCAGCGTGGCGAGGTAGATTGCGGTCTCGGCGATGTCGTAGGGGCTGATCTTCTCGCTCCGCTCGATCTCCTTCGGCGACGCATCGACCAGGTCGTCCGCCACTCCGCCAGGACAGATCGCGCTGACTTTGATGTTGTACGCGCGCCCCTCGTCCGCCAGCGACTTGGTCAGCGCCATGACCCCATGCTTCGACGCGCTGTAGGGGCCGGTGCCGGCCCAGGCCTGCACGCCGGCCACGCTGGACATGTTGATGATCGTCCCGCCCTTTTGCGTCATCATCTGGCGGAAGCCGGCCCGGCAACAGAGGAACGTGCCGCGCAGATTCGTGTTGATCACGCGATCGAAGTCCTCGGTTTTGGTCTCCGCGATCCGGCCGCCGCCCCCGATGCCGGCGTTGTTGACCAGAATATCCAGCCGCCCGTACCGCGCGACGGTTTCGCCGATGAGCCGTTCGACCTGCGTCTCATCCGTCACGTCCGTCGGAATCGCCACCGCTTTCCCGCCTCGCTCCTGGATCTGCGCCACCGTTCGGTCACAGAGGTTCTTTCGCCGCGCGGCCACTACGACCTTGGCCCCCTCCTCGGCGAAGCGCAGCGCAATGGCTTTCCCGATCCCGCTGCTGCTTCCGGTGACGATCGCGACTTTCCCGTGCAACCGTTTCATGTTGCTCCCCCTTGACCGGTCTCTGACCTCCTGAACGGTCTCTGACCCACTGAATACCGTATCCCGTGAAGCGTATCTCGATAAGGTCGGAGCTAAGAGCTGATAGCTGGTAGCTTCGGTCGCGCGTTACGATCGACGCCGGCAAGCCGACGCTTCACGAGGCTTCTTGCAATTGGTCCGATCAGCCCCTTATTCTGTGACGCGGAAATGGAGTCGTCGTGTCCGATCCTTCGCTCAAACTATCAGACCTGACTCTAGTCGAGCTGAAGGAACTCGTGCAAGGGTTGGTGGACGACCGGCTGCGCGAGTTGCTCGGCGATCCGGACCTCGGCCTGCAACTGGGCGAGGCCGTTCGAGCCAGACTGAAGGCATCTCTCGCCTCCACGGCGCGGATCAGCGGGGATGAGATCGCGGACAAACTCGGCCTCAAGTGGTGATGGAAATGGCCTGGTACCGTCTCGCCTTCAAACCGGAGGTCGTCGCCGATCTGGCCGAACTGGAGAAGCCGATGGCGCAGCGGTTGTTCGACAAGACCAAATGGCTCGCCTCCAACGTCGAGAACCTGCGCCATGAACAGGCAACGCCGGATCTTCCCGGCCTCTCCAAGTACGCGGTCGGCGACTGGCGTATCTTCTATTCGGTGGACCGCGCCGAACAGGTACTCGACATCCACTGTATCGCGCACCGCAAAGACCTGACCGAACCGTAAAGGGTAAGGGGTGAGGCGTGAGGGGTGAGGAGAGATGGTGACCGTCACCTGGTCCGCCGTTCAAAAGCTCAAGGCGTTGATCGTCGAACATCCCGATGATCCCGTCGTCCGCCTGACGCTGCGCGACGTCGATGAAAACCGGCTGGCATTCAGCATCACGCTGGAGAACGCCCCACGGCCGGATGATGAGGTTCAGACCATCGAAGGCCTGACCGTCGCGGTGGAAGGAAAGAACGCGCCGCGCATGGACGGGATCGTCCTGGATTACCGGGAGCCGCAGGGCTTCAAGTTCCTCCATCCGGGCCAGACGGAGGAGTTTACGCTGACCTTGCCGAATCTGAATTAGCAGGCATGGAACATGCCTATCGCATCGGCGGTAAGACGCTGCCGACATGGAGCGTAAAACACCCCTGCTCCAGATCCCGCACATAGCGAGCCAGGGTTTCGCGGATGACCGGAAAGGCCAACAGGTCCCAGGGAATGGTTTCAGGCGGGAACAGTTGAACCTCCAGGCTCTCGGCCCCGGCCTTGAACTCCGGGTTTTTCATCCGTCCGCGGAACACCACATAGACCTGGCTGATATGGGGCAGGCTGAAGACCGCGTAGAGCGACGCGATCTCCACGTCCGCATGGGCCTCTTCGAGGGTTTCCCGCAGCGCGGCCTGCTCCGTGCTCTCGCCGATTTCCATGAATCCGGCCGGAAAGGTCCACAGGCCGGAACGCGGCTCGATCGCCCGGCGGCAAAGCAGAATCGACCCGTTCCACTCCGGGATGCAGCCGGCCACGATCTTGGGGTTCTGATAATGGATGGCCTGGCAGGCCTCGCAGACGAACCGGGGCAGGTTGTCGCCGGGCGGCACTTTCCGGATGACCGGCGCGCCGCATTGACTGCAGTACTTCATAATGACCCGCTATTGCCCACGAAACGCTCCGGCCTGCGAGACTGGCGGGAAAAGCGAGACTCGCAAGACCGGCCAATCTCGTCCGTCGCGCACGTCCCGCTCGTCCCGCTGAG
The nucleotide sequence above comes from Nitrospirota bacterium. Encoded proteins:
- a CDS encoding nucleotidyl transferase AbiEii/AbiGii toxin family protein, with product MFTRLLERLALALDRARIPYMVIGGQAVLLYGEPRLTKDIDVTLGLDVSHLADLQAVAADLRLKVLVEAETFTRQTMVLPCEDPDSGIRVDFIFSNSPYEAVALKRAKSVAIGDAQVRFAALEDLVIHKVVAGRPRDLEDVARLLRKNPKVDRAEIERRLENFSTALHEPFLDRWKRIVEPGQR
- a CDS encoding SDR family oxidoreductase, which encodes MKRLHGKVAIVTGSSSGIGKAIALRFAEEGAKVVVAARRKNLCDRTVAQIQERGGKAVAIPTDVTDETQVERLIGETVARYGRLDILVNNAGIGGGGRIAETKTEDFDRVINTNLRGTFLCCRAGFRQMMTQKGGTIINMSSVAGVQAWAGTGPYSASKHGVMALTKSLADEGRAYNIKVSAICPGGVADDLVDASPKEIERSEKISPYDIAETAIYLATLGRYAVVHQVIVDRLGADW
- a CDS encoding type II toxin-antitoxin system RelE/ParE family toxin translates to MAWYRLAFKPEVVADLAELEKPMAQRLFDKTKWLASNVENLRHEQATPDLPGLSKYAVGDWRIFYSVDRAEQVLDIHCIAHRKDLTEP
- a CDS encoding iron-sulfur cluster biosynthesis family protein codes for the protein MVTVTWSAVQKLKALIVEHPDDPVVRLTLRDVDENRLAFSITLENAPRPDDEVQTIEGLTVAVEGKNAPRMDGIVLDYREPQGFKFLHPGQTEEFTLTLPNLN
- a CDS encoding NUDIX hydrolase, whose amino-acid sequence is MKYCSQCGAPVIRKVPPGDNLPRFVCEACQAIHYQNPKIVAGCIPEWNGSILLCRRAIEPRSGLWTFPAGFMEIGESTEQAALRETLEEAHADVEIASLYAVFSLPHISQVYVVFRGRMKNPEFKAGAESLEVQLFPPETIPWDLLAFPVIRETLARYVRDLEQGCFTLHVGSVLPPMR